The DNA region GCCGAGGGCAGCAGGAAAATGGATCGGAGCGAGCCTTTGACCGCTGAGGCAAAACCCATCCCCAGCCCCGGCGCCAGAATGGCCGCCGAACTGGGAGAGGAGCTCAAGGCCGAGACATTCGGTTTTTTGGATAAGAACCGTGACGGAGTCAACGACCGGTTCGCCGATTTCAACGGCGACGGGATCAACGACGTCACCGGCAGGCCTTATTTCCACAAGTTCCTGTTTATCGACAGAAACGGGGACAAGATCAACGACCTGTTTGCCGATGCCGACGGGGACGGGGTCAACGATTTAGATATCAAGTGGGTGGATACGGATACCGACGGAGTCTGCGACAATATCGTGGATACCGACGGCGACGGGGTCAACGATATAACCGGCCTCCAGTTCAGCAGGAAGAGCCTGCGCGGTTACAAGTTCGGCTGGATCAACGAGGAACGGGAATTCATGATGAGGAATTTCATCGACGAGAACATGGACGGCCTGCCTGATATGCGCCAGATGCGAATGCGTGGTCAGGGAATGCGCCTGCCGATGGACCGTTTTATAGACCGGAACGGGGACGGGATAGACGACAGGAGACAACCACACCAGCGGCTCCGCCGAGGCGGGCCCATCGGAGGACCTAAATGAGGAAGTTGACAGCTTGGCTGTTGTTCGCCATAGCCGCCCACGCCGTTCCCGCACTGGCCCAGACCCAGGTCAAGGTCGGATCCGGCATGCTGATCGATGATAATATCTTCCGCAACTACTCGGGCCAGGGTGATGTAATATTCATGCCCTACGTCGCGCTCGGGTATAGCGCGACTCTGACCGACAACGACAATCTGTATTTCGCTTACGACGGGGATTTCTACCTGTTCAACGAACTGGGTCACCGGGACTTCTCGGTCCACGCTATTGGAGCGGACTACAACCATATCTGGCCGGAAAGCAAGATGTTGCTTTCCGCCGGCACCCGGTTCGAGGGCAGGATCAACCCCGAGGACTATTCCTACTATAATTACTCCTCGGGTGGAGTTTACCTGAACCTCAAACGCTACCTGGCCGACAACCTGTTGATGTACGCCCGATACAACCTGAACGGACGCAGTTTCAAGGAGTTCCCCGAGTTCAACTACGCGGAACAGGTCGGCTCGCTGCGGCTCAATTACAGCCTGCCCAGTAGAACCACTCTCAGCGTCTCGGCTACTTATTCTTACAAGGACTACACTCAGGCCGTGGCAGTGCTGGACTCCAACTATATCTCGCCCGATGACGTGCTCGATAACCTGCAGGGGCTGCCGGGCCAAGGCATGGGACGCGGACGCGGCGGACTCATGAGTTCCCGGATGCAGGATTTCCTGGATCAGCAGGTTGCCGCCAATCCCGAGGGATTCTATGTCTACCGCTACGGTTCGGAGAAGTTCCCCAGCACCAGCCAGTTCGTACTCGGATTGTCGGTGGCGCAGAACCTGGCCGAGGGCACCGGGCTGATGCTGGGCTACTACGGCCGTGCCAATCCCAGCAATCGCAACCGCTTTCTGGCCAATATCGGCGAGAGTGTGTTGAACAACGAGGAACTGTTCGACGACCATTACAGCTATGTGGGACACGAGGGCAAAGTGCAGCTTAAGCAGATGCTGCCCGGCGAAAGCATGCTCACCATGCTTCTCACCGCACGCACCCGTCGCTACAGCGGCAGACCTGCGCTCGACGAGGAAGGTAACGCCCTGCCATCCGCCGAATCCCGGCTGGACAAGGCGCTGGTTTTCAGCGTGCTGTTTACCCGCCGCTTAAGTCTCGGCACATTCTCCATGCTTGAAAATTTCCAACTCTCGCTGCAAGCCGGTGTGGGGGCTAACAACTCCAACGACGCCTATTACGACTACGACAGCGCCTGGTTCAGCATGGGAATCGAAAAGAATTTTTAATCGATAGAATTCCCCTGAGCTTGCTCCGGGGTTACCGCTTTTGTTGTTTTACAGTTAGAAATTCCGGTGGCACGAAGTGCCGGGAAATTGGCTTAATGCCCCGTAGCTTGCTGCGGGGATAGTCAATTTCCAGGAATTTCTTTACTATAAAACCTCACCGAGCTGCTCCAAGACCGGCTCGACTTATCAACCAACCTCATAAGTGCGGTTCACAATCTACCATCATCTAATCTTCGGCATGTACTCCTGAAAACTGCATTTGAAATCAGGTGGTCATCCCTCGCTCCGCGCCTTCCGGCTTGACTATGTCCTGCAAGCATGTAACTTATTTGGTGGTCATGGTTTCAGGAGGGCTTACAAACAATGGCAGTCAAGCAAAATAGTGCAACAGAGGTAATACTGGGTAGCATTGCCGAGGGCGTCTTCACCGTTGATGACCAGTGGGTAATAACCTCTTTCAACCGTGCCGCTACAATTATCACCGGCTTTTCCAGCGACGAGGTAATTGGTTCACCTTGCAAGAACATCTTCCGCAGCAACCTCTGCCAGGTGGTTTGTCCGCTGGCCCAGGCTTTGAGGACAGGCCGGAAAGTGCTCGACCGTGAGCTTCAGATTTTGCGCAAGGACGAGACGGTATTGGACGTAAGGGTCAACGCCGCGGTGCTGTACGATGAACAGGGCACCCCTATCGGCGGAGTGGAGACTTTTCGCGACATATCTCAGATCAAGACTTTGACCGAGGAACTCACCGGAAGGTACGAATTCAGGAATATTATCGGCAAAAGCAAGCGGATGCAGGAAATCTATCAACTGATAGATGATATAACTGATTCCGACTCCACGGTCCTGATCGAAGGTAAAAGCGGTACAGGCAAAGAGCTCATTGCCAACGCGATCCACTACCACTCAAGGAGAAAGAAGAATCCCTTTGTAAAAATCAACTGTTCGGCTTTCAGCGAAAGCCTGCTGGAAAGCGAGTTGTTCGGCCATGTCAGAGGTGCTTTCACGGGGGCTGTAAAAGACAAGCCCGGAAGGTTCGAGTTGGCTGACAAAGGCACAATTTTTCTCGATGAAATCGGAGAGGCGTCTCCCAATACACAAGTGAAGTTTCTCAGAGTATTGCAGGAAAG from Candidatus Glassbacteria bacterium includes:
- a CDS encoding PAS domain-containing protein, whose protein sequence is MAVKQNSATEVILGSIAEGVFTVDDQWVITSFNRAATIITGFSSDEVIGSPCKNIFRSNLCQVVCPLAQALRTGRKVLDRELQILRKDETVLDVRVNAAVLYDEQGTPIGGVETFRDISQIKTLTEELTGRYEFRNIIGKSKRMQEIYQLIDDITDSDSTVLIEGKSGTGKELIANAIHYHSRRKKNPFVKINCSAFSESLLESELFGHVRGAFTGAVKDKPGRFELADKGTIFLDEIGEASPNTQVKFLRVLQERQFERVGGTRAIQVDLRVIAATNKDLKQEVEKGNFRDDLYYRLNIIPIKLPPLTKRKEDIPLLIEHFISKYNMIMNKTITGTSGSALDLLETYNYPGNIRELENAVEYAFNRCRGKIIKPEMLPVDFRRAVIPQTEDSREESERARILKALETSKWNKNRAAKHLNMSRTTLWRKMKKYNVSYET